The Flavivirga eckloniae genomic interval AAGCAAAAATAAGCATTACACTTTATGGAACTAAAGCGAGTTGTAGTCACAGGATTGGGGGCTTTAACACCTATAGGCAATACCAAAGAAGAATATTGGGAAGGTCTTATTAGTGGTAAAAGTGGTGCTGCACCTATAACATATTATGATACCGAGAAGTTTAAAACCAAATTCGCTTGCGAATTAAAGGGTTTTAACGCAACCGATTTTCTTGATAGAAAAGAGGCTCGTAAGATGGATAAATTTGCACAGTACGCTATGGTAGCTTCAGATGAGGCTATAGTAGATGCAGGGCTAAATCTAGACGAGGTTAACAAGTTGCGAGTTGGTGTTATATGGGGTGCAGGAATTGGAGGATTAGAAACTTTTCAGCAAGAAGTTTTAAACTATGCTGAAGGTGAAGGTACTCCAAGGTTTAATCCATTCTTTATTCCGAAAATGATTGCAGATATTGCACCAGCCAATATTTCCATAAAGCATGGATTTATGGGGCCTAATTACACAACAGTTTCTGCATGCGCATCTTCTGCTAACGCGATGTTCGATGCCCTAAACTCTATTCGTTTAGGATATTGTGACGTTATTGTTACTGGAGGAAGTGAAGCAGCAGTTACTATTGCTGGAATGGGTGGTTTTAATGCCATGCATGCCCTATCTACTAGAAATGAAAGCCCAGAAACAGCTTCAAG includes:
- the fabF gene encoding beta-ketoacyl-ACP synthase II, whose translation is MELKRVVVTGLGALTPIGNTKEEYWEGLISGKSGAAPITYYDTEKFKTKFACELKGFNATDFLDRKEARKMDKFAQYAMVASDEAIVDAGLNLDEVNKLRVGVIWGAGIGGLETFQQEVLNYAEGEGTPRFNPFFIPKMIADIAPANISIKHGFMGPNYTTVSACASSANAMFDALNSIRLGYCDVIVTGGSEAAVTIAGMGGFNAMHALSTRNESPETASRPFDGTRDGFVLGEGAGALILEEYEHAKARGAKIYAEVAGGGLSSDAYHMTAPHPEGVGVVEVMRNCLNNAGLKPEDIDHINTHGTSTPLGDVAELKAISKVFGDHAKSININSTKSMTGHLLGAAGAIEAISVILAMERGIVPPTINHTTVDENIDPELNLTLNKAQKRDVKVAMSNTFGFGGHNACMVFKKID